From a single Porites lutea chromosome 10, jaPorLute2.1, whole genome shotgun sequence genomic region:
- the LOC140950597 gene encoding uncharacterized protein encodes MGDSWNNSEAVGYKEASKSAQKVDGKDFIQTDVLPKAGDVILDLGCGTGELSAYLAELVGPEGKVIGVDPDKERIQLAMETHSQIENLSFVEGSASSFPGIGSGSYDIIFSNFALHWMTNKQKVFNNMFESLEAGGKIAFQYVFCLPPFVFNACKEMNPENAERICQKFQCESKSKIDKYCKSAGFKISKSFENHSKGLVFGNVERLLKWHWSTNHGLFDLSLVTEERLQRYLAAYRRNDGTLCLDFREKEDELHMCRLIAFKQ; translated from the coding sequence ATGGGCGACTCCTGGAACAACAGCGAAGCAGTAGGCTACAAGGAAGCTTCAAAGTCCGCTCAAAAAGTGGACGGTAAGGACTTCATCCAAACAGATGTCCTCCCCAAAGCTGGAGACGTCATCTTGGATTTAGGCTGCGGTACAGGAGAGCTTTCTGCATACCTCGCTGAGTTGGTAGGACCCGAAGGGAAGGTTATTGGTGTCGATCCTGACAAGGAAAGAATTCAGTTGGCCATGGAGACTCATAGTCAAATTGAGAATCTCTCCTTTGTAGAAGGAAGTGCCTCAAGCTTTCCGGGGATTGGCTCGGGTTCTTACGACATTATTTTCAGTAATTTCGCCCTTCACTGGATGactaacaaacaaaaagtcTTCAACAACATGTTTGAAAGTCTTGAGGCTGGAGGTAAAATAGCCTTTCAGTACGTCTTTTGCCTGCCCCCATTTGTGTTTAACGCCTGCAAGGAGATGAATCCCGAAAACGCGGAGCGTATttgccagaagtttcaatgcGAATCGAAAAGTAAGATCGACAAGTATTGTAAATCAGCAGGATTTAAAATTTCCAAGAGTTTTGAGAATCACAGCAAAGGTCTGGTGTTTGGAAACGTCGAGCGCCTTTTAAAATGGCACTGGTCAACCAATCATGGTTTGTTTGATCTCTCTCTGGTCACCGAAGAACGTTTGCAAAGGTATCTTGCTGCATACCGTCGAAATGACGGGACACTTTGTCTTGACTTTAGAGAAAAAGAAGACGAATTGCATATGTGCCGATTAATAGCTTTCAAGCAGTAG